From a single Ignavibacteria bacterium genomic region:
- a CDS encoding site-specific integrase, with translation MIKVIQRKRKNGVYLYLDIDYKRQRTNKATGFKLTGNSSIDKKIMQQAEKTAAMMTLKLSENDFNLNSIKKNGQNFIDFFSKLIADHPEHKFKKYALLNLQKFTYGKLLFHEIDKEFWKRFKRFMEMKELKPNTITHTLYILKFVLNQAVKNKYIPSKPLKGVKGKVYQSDRRFLTFKEEAKLRATDYFENPEIKDAFLFSCYTGLRLSDIERLTRSDIREGSIRIIQKKTKNLVTIPLGPDALNLLEGRPETGRLFNLPNRTVMSKIVRYWTRSAGIEDVTFHCARHTFATLALNANMRLEVVSSVLGHSDLKTTKIYARLLDEAKIEDMKKFPSFE, from the coding sequence ATGATAAAGGTAATCCAACGAAAACGGAAAAATGGTGTATATCTCTACCTCGATATCGATTATAAAAGGCAAAGAACCAACAAAGCAACCGGTTTCAAGCTGACCGGAAACAGTTCTATCGACAAAAAAATCATGCAGCAGGCGGAAAAGACTGCGGCGATGATGACCTTAAAATTGTCGGAGAACGATTTTAATCTTAACAGTATCAAAAAGAACGGACAGAATTTTATTGATTTCTTTTCGAAGTTGATCGCCGATCACCCGGAACACAAATTCAAAAAATATGCACTTCTAAATTTACAAAAATTTACTTACGGAAAGTTGCTTTTCCATGAGATCGATAAAGAATTCTGGAAGCGATTCAAAAGATTCATGGAGATGAAAGAGTTGAAACCGAATACGATCACTCACACGCTCTACATCCTGAAGTTCGTTCTTAATCAGGCAGTGAAGAACAAGTATATTCCCTCGAAGCCGCTTAAGGGTGTGAAGGGGAAAGTTTACCAGAGCGACAGACGGTTCCTCACATTCAAGGAAGAGGCGAAACTCCGTGCAACCGACTACTTTGAAAACCCTGAAATAAAAGATGCATTCCTCTTTAGCTGCTATACCGGTCTCAGACTTTCAGACATCGAGCGACTTACAAGAAGTGATATCAGGGAAGGGAGTATCAGAATCATCCAGAAGAAGACGAAGAACCTTGTTACAATTCCTTTGGGTCCCGATGCTCTGAATCTGCTGGAGGGGAGACCCGAAACAGGCAGGTTGTTTAATCTGCCGAACAGAACGGTGATGTCAAAAATTGTGAGGTACTGGACCCGTAGTGCGGGGATTGAGGATGTCACATTTCATTGTGCAAGGCATACATTTGCAACCCTGGCACTAAATGCCAATATGCGTCTTGAGGTTGTCAGCTCGGTACTGGGGCACAGTGATCTGAAGACAACAAAGATATATGCACGCCTGTTGGATGAAGCAAAGATAGAAGACATGAAGAAGTTCCCGAGTTTCGAGTGA
- the sucC gene encoding ADP-forming succinate--CoA ligase subunit beta, which translates to MKIHEYQAKEILRKFNVAVPKGFPVFTPEEAVKVAKEELGGSVWVVKAQIHAGGRGKGGGVKVAKSLHEVYEYSKAMLGMNLVTHQTGPEGRIVKRLLVEQGINIEKELYIGITLDRAISKNVLMASTEGGMEIEKVAEESPEKIIKETIEPSIGLRPYQARKIAFALGLSGVQHKNAVNFLLALYKAYDSTDASLAEINPLVVTKEGDVMALDAKMNFDDNALFRHRDIMEYRDIDEEDPLEVEASRYNLNYIKLDGNVGCMVNGAGLAMGTMDIIKLAGGEPANFLDVGGGANKETVSNGFKIILSDPNVKAILINIFGGIVRCDRVAEGVINAAKEIEVSLPIVVRLEGTNAKEAREMLAKSGLSLIPASTLADAAEKITRVLAMNN; encoded by the coding sequence ATGAAAATTCATGAATATCAGGCAAAAGAAATCCTGAGAAAATTTAATGTTGCGGTTCCTAAAGGTTTCCCTGTCTTCACTCCTGAAGAAGCCGTCAAAGTTGCCAAAGAAGAACTTGGTGGAAGTGTGTGGGTTGTGAAAGCACAGATTCACGCCGGTGGAAGAGGAAAAGGCGGTGGAGTAAAGGTTGCAAAATCACTACATGAGGTTTATGAATATTCAAAAGCCATGCTTGGAATGAACCTGGTTACTCATCAGACCGGTCCCGAAGGCAGAATCGTTAAAAGACTGCTTGTCGAGCAAGGGATAAACATTGAAAAAGAACTCTATATCGGAATCACTCTCGACCGCGCCATCTCAAAGAATGTTCTTATGGCATCAACCGAAGGCGGAATGGAGATTGAGAAGGTAGCCGAAGAATCTCCCGAAAAAATTATTAAGGAGACTATCGAACCCTCCATCGGACTTCGCCCGTATCAGGCAAGAAAGATTGCATTTGCTCTCGGATTAAGCGGTGTTCAACACAAAAATGCGGTCAATTTCCTTCTTGCTCTCTACAAGGCTTACGATTCAACTGATGCTTCGCTTGCTGAGATTAACCCGCTGGTTGTCACCAAAGAAGGTGATGTAATGGCACTCGACGCAAAAATGAACTTTGATGACAATGCCCTTTTCCGTCATCGCGACATAATGGAATATCGCGATATCGACGAAGAGGATCCGCTCGAAGTTGAAGCATCAAGATACAACCTGAACTACATCAAACTTGATGGAAATGTCGGTTGTATGGTCAATGGTGCCGGGCTGGCAATGGGTACGATGGATATCATAAAACTTGCCGGTGGCGAACCTGCCAACTTCCTCGATGTGGGTGGCGGTGCCAACAAAGAAACTGTTTCCAACGGGTTTAAGATTATCCTTTCAGACCCGAATGTGAAGGCAATTCTTATCAATATCTTTGGTGGTATCGTAAGATGCGACCGTGTTGCCGAGGGTGTTATCAACGCAGCAAAGGAAATTGAGGTATCTCTCCCTATCGTTGTTCGCCTCGAGGGAACCAATGCCAAGGAAGCCAGAGAAATGCTCGCCAAATCGGGACTTAGCCTGATCCCTGCTTCTACTCTCGCTGATGCGGCAGAGAAAATCACCCGTGTTTTGGCAATGAATAATTAA
- a CDS encoding T9SS type A sorting domain-containing protein, whose amino-acid sequence MRYFKIFLFLCLPLLAFAQQATDYFPATSGFKWYTKTAILDSLNREIDSLTTFSIDSLAGETTYKGFQSKYILGKTGLYLTVPFQPYIDTSYVSLQGSEGKTYFGIGNLSSLLGLADTTLLDSNLAGFLGLLSSLEGWYSTYKFASSLGDNYELFKKDTNITIDSISVPLRFQVRAKRVADGLVSTEIGDFNCKKFVLSYSVSYILIPIFPITLISIPDTHYVAPGNWVVKTFAPSSRLDLSVIGQGSFTFPGRFEVVIPPIYPVSVEDENSGEIRGFELLQNFPNPFNPVTTIKFSIPKDAPVSLKVYDNLGNEVSVLLNEFRHAGQHRISFDGTNFSSGVYFYRLEAAGTSKTGRMILLK is encoded by the coding sequence ATGCGATACTTTAAAATATTTCTGTTTTTATGTCTTCCTCTGTTGGCATTTGCTCAACAGGCTACAGATTACTTTCCTGCAACCAGTGGATTCAAATGGTACACCAAAACCGCAATCCTCGACTCACTGAACAGGGAAATAGATTCTCTTACAACTTTTTCGATCGATTCACTCGCCGGTGAAACCACTTACAAAGGTTTTCAATCAAAATATATTCTCGGCAAGACTGGATTATACCTTACTGTCCCGTTCCAACCATATATCGATACTTCTTATGTTTCGCTGCAAGGTAGTGAAGGTAAAACTTATTTTGGTATAGGTAACCTGAGCAGTCTTTTGGGTTTGGCTGATACAACCCTTTTGGACAGTAATCTTGCAGGTTTCCTTGGACTGCTTTCATCTCTCGAAGGCTGGTATTCCACGTATAAATTTGCAAGTTCGCTTGGAGATAATTATGAACTTTTCAAAAAAGATACAAATATCACCATCGATTCCATTTCTGTGCCGCTCAGATTTCAGGTTAGAGCAAAACGGGTGGCAGATGGTCTGGTGTCTACCGAAATCGGTGACTTCAATTGTAAAAAATTCGTACTTTCTTATTCGGTTAGTTATATCCTTATCCCGATATTTCCCATAACCCTGATATCAATCCCTGATACACACTATGTAGCACCCGGAAATTGGGTAGTCAAAACTTTTGCACCATCCTCAAGACTGGATCTGTCTGTAATCGGTCAAGGATCATTCACTTTCCCGGGACGATTTGAGGTGGTGATACCACCAATTTATCCGGTTTCTGTTGAAGACGAGAATTCAGGAGAAATTCGTGGTTTTGAACTGCTTCAAAATTTCCCCAACCCGTTCAACCCGGTGACAACCATTAAATTCAGCATTCCAAAAGATGCCCCTGTATCTCTAAAAGTGTATGATAATCTAGGCAATGAGGTTTCTGTTTTGCTTAATGAGTTCAGACATGCAGGTCAGCACAGGATCAGTTTTGACGGTACGAATTTCTCGAGCGGTGTATATTTTTACAGGCTTGAAGCAGCTGGTACCTCAAAAACGGGACGAATGATTCTTTTGAAATAG
- a CDS encoding pyridoxal phosphate-dependent aminotransferase produces MHFGRNFPNKPRELIVFELSKLISTVEGSATLAITALVKKLKAEGKDVLSFSAGEPDFPTPSFIKEAAIDAINKNFTYYTPNVGTPDLLAAIVSKFKKDNELDYTPQEVLVSNGAKHSLYNVLMAVCNPGDEVIYQSPYWVSYPEMVKLVQGVSVVIHAGTDSGYKITPDQLRAAITPKTKVFIFNSPSNPTGATYTPEEIMALGAVLADKNILILSDEIYEKIIFDGVKHYSIAQYPGLKDKTVVVNGLSKAYSMTGWRIGYAAGPKYIIDESAKIQSHSTSNACSVSQKAATAALNGPTDDLEMMAKKFEERRNLIMSEMVKIPGVKCPRPGGAFYVFFDVSEYYGKQYNGTVIKSSSEMCTYLLAEVNIGLVPGDAFGNDDCVRMSFACSDANILEGIRRLSTGLANLK; encoded by the coding sequence ATGCACTTCGGCAGAAATTTTCCAAATAAACCACGGGAGCTTATTGTGTTTGAATTGTCTAAATTAATTTCGACCGTTGAAGGCAGTGCAACACTCGCCATTACAGCATTGGTTAAGAAATTGAAAGCGGAAGGAAAGGATGTTCTAAGCTTTAGTGCCGGTGAACCTGATTTTCCGACTCCATCATTTATTAAAGAAGCTGCAATAGATGCAATAAACAAAAATTTTACATATTACACACCAAATGTTGGCACACCTGATCTGCTTGCCGCGATTGTTTCAAAGTTCAAGAAAGACAATGAACTTGATTACACACCTCAGGAGGTACTGGTATCCAACGGAGCAAAACACTCACTTTATAATGTCCTGATGGCGGTATGTAATCCGGGTGATGAGGTCATTTACCAGTCGCCATACTGGGTGAGTTATCCGGAGATGGTCAAACTTGTACAGGGAGTCTCCGTTGTGATCCACGCGGGAACCGACAGTGGGTACAAAATCACTCCCGATCAATTAAGAGCAGCCATTACACCAAAAACCAAAGTGTTTATTTTCAATTCTCCTTCCAATCCAACCGGAGCAACTTACACCCCGGAAGAAATTATGGCTTTGGGTGCAGTGCTGGCCGACAAAAATATTTTAATTCTGTCGGATGAAATCTATGAAAAGATCATTTTCGATGGGGTAAAGCACTATTCCATTGCACAATATCCCGGATTGAAAGACAAAACTGTTGTGGTCAACGGACTGTCAAAAGCCTACTCGATGACAGGATGGAGAATAGGATATGCTGCGGGACCGAAGTATATTATTGACGAGTCCGCAAAAATACAGAGTCACAGTACATCCAATGCCTGCTCTGTTTCGCAGAAAGCCGCTACCGCTGCCTTGAACGGACCAACTGACGATCTCGAAATGATGGCTAAAAAATTTGAGGAGAGAAGAAATCTCATAATGAGTGAGATGGTTAAAATTCCGGGGGTTAAATGTCCTAGACCCGGAGGGGCGTTCTATGTTTTCTTCGATGTCTCAGAGTATTACGGCAAACAGTATAATGGCACCGTAATAAAGTCATCGTCAGAAATGTGCACTTATCTTCTTGCTGAAGTGAATATCGGGCTTGTACCGGGGGATGCCTTCGGGAATGATGACTGTGTCAGAATGTCTTTTGCCTGTTCTGATGCAAATATTCTGGAGGGAATTAGACGGTTGAGTACAGGGCTCGCAAATCTGAAATAA
- a CDS encoding tetratricopeptide repeat protein: MSDFERNSYDFERDDFSENFLKEIIEKCKLMLSGDLKEEAIEYIDNSIEILLDNYRYEEVLELVKDLIAANPFNYENYYRAGFCLFRMNEPALAYRSLSKALSLNPNNTSILIEKAMVCIHLNRLKEASGYLKTAYEVDKNDSRTFFSYGIIYKRIGKYHKAIKFLKKAASIDPEDSEILFLLAHCYRDINNQAFAMDTIERYLELEPKCSDGWMFKGQILERLNRVERALNAFSTSMALDPLNLSSLFSFVELNIGLRKYKIALESLNTALLFHPENFAILFKLGEISILKQDFFAAAEFFTKAIEADRKFSAAYIERAYCYLKTGDYQDSLRDFRDALFYSTKDGKGLWGSFGKWGFRLGDDDKEYISHFEDILSIDSENALTWHQLAEIKLDYKNPHHAFLCAVKSLSHKPLNGKAFFLLSRLAYKLGNNKQGLAYLRTAFKFDRSLLADFKKKNPLVYYSRVFQSLFGDLIEK; the protein is encoded by the coding sequence ATGTCAGATTTTGAGAGAAACAGTTATGATTTTGAACGGGACGATTTCAGCGAGAATTTCCTGAAAGAGATCATTGAAAAATGCAAACTCATGCTCTCAGGCGACCTCAAGGAAGAAGCTATTGAATATATAGACAATTCAATCGAAATTCTTCTTGATAATTACCGCTACGAGGAAGTTCTCGAACTTGTGAAAGATCTGATTGCTGCAAATCCTTTCAACTATGAAAACTATTACAGAGCGGGTTTTTGTCTCTTCAGGATGAACGAACCCGCTTTGGCTTATCGCAGTTTGAGCAAAGCACTCTCCCTTAACCCGAACAACACTTCCATCCTGATCGAAAAAGCGATGGTCTGTATCCATCTTAACCGATTAAAGGAAGCCTCCGGCTACCTCAAAACTGCATATGAAGTCGATAAAAACGACTCCAGAACATTTTTCTCATACGGCATCATTTACAAGCGAATCGGGAAATACCATAAAGCGATTAAATTCCTGAAAAAAGCCGCATCGATTGACCCTGAAGATTCAGAAATCCTTTTTCTTCTTGCACACTGCTATCGTGATATCAACAATCAGGCTTTTGCGATGGATACCATCGAAAGATATCTCGAACTGGAACCCAAATGTTCCGATGGCTGGATGTTTAAAGGACAGATTCTGGAAAGACTTAACCGGGTTGAAAGAGCACTGAATGCATTCAGCACTTCAATGGCTCTCGATCCCCTAAACCTCTCTTCCCTCTTTTCGTTCGTCGAATTGAATATCGGTTTGCGTAAATATAAAATTGCACTTGAGTCGTTGAATACAGCCCTTCTCTTTCACCCGGAGAATTTCGCAATTCTATTTAAACTGGGAGAAATCTCAATCCTGAAACAGGACTTTTTCGCAGCCGCAGAATTTTTTACCAAGGCAATTGAAGCCGACAGAAAGTTTTCTGCTGCTTATATCGAAAGGGCTTACTGCTATCTGAAAACCGGTGACTACCAGGATTCTCTCAGAGACTTTAGAGATGCTCTCTTTTATTCCACCAAGGATGGAAAAGGACTGTGGGGCAGTTTCGGCAAATGGGGATTCAGACTCGGCGATGATGACAAAGAGTACATCTCACACTTTGAGGATATTCTCTCGATCGATTCAGAAAACGCTCTGACATGGCACCAGCTCGCTGAAATTAAGCTTGACTATAAGAATCCACACCATGCTTTTCTTTGTGCCGTAAAATCGCTCTCACACAAACCGCTGAATGGAAAGGCATTCTTCCTCTTATCACGACTCGCCTATAAACTTGGCAACAATAAACAGGGTCTCGCCTACCTTCGGACTGCATTTAAGTTCGACAGGTCGTTGCTGGCTGATTTTAAGAAAAAGAATCCCCTGGTGTATTATTCGAGGGTATTCCAAAGCCTGTTTGGCGATTTGATCGAGAAATAG
- the aroE gene encoding shikimate dehydrogenase, which produces MGNSSFTPDTILTGLLSHPSKHSFSPSIHNTAAKILGLDFAYHAFDVLPENLEAALSGMRALNIRGFNLSLPHKRRVLPFLDELSLEVKYTGAANTIVNRNGLLKGFNTDITGFSKALELYSDLFTGQPALVLGAGGSASAVIYSLIVDFKIKDIYITNRTLQNASQLVLNYLSLFKDVKFRVIPFDDKHMKGAINNSGIIINTTSIGMHPDVNEIVDIPLEVLNRETVVFDLIYNPAKTKFLEVAEKAGCLTLNGLYMLLFQAAESFKIWTGKDMPVEEVKKLLPQF; this is translated from the coding sequence GTGGGAAATTCTTCATTCACCCCGGATACTATTCTGACCGGTTTGCTTTCGCATCCTTCGAAGCACTCTTTTTCTCCTTCAATCCATAATACTGCTGCGAAAATTTTAGGGCTCGACTTTGCATATCATGCTTTCGATGTACTGCCCGAAAACCTTGAAGCTGCACTGTCCGGGATGAGGGCGTTGAATATTAGAGGTTTTAACCTTTCATTGCCTCATAAAAGAAGGGTTCTGCCATTCCTCGATGAACTCAGTCTCGAAGTAAAGTATACCGGAGCTGCAAATACAATAGTAAACAGAAACGGTTTGTTAAAAGGATTCAACACCGATATTACAGGCTTTTCAAAGGCATTGGAGCTCTATTCAGACCTCTTTACTGGACAACCGGCTCTGGTTCTGGGTGCAGGGGGATCAGCATCGGCTGTCATCTATTCTCTGATTGTGGATTTCAAAATCAAAGATATTTATATAACAAACCGTACTCTTCAAAACGCCTCACAACTCGTTTTAAATTACTTGAGTCTGTTCAAGGATGTGAAGTTTCGAGTAATTCCCTTCGATGATAAACATATGAAGGGAGCGATAAATAATTCGGGAATTATAATTAATACCACTTCCATAGGTATGCATCCTGATGTGAACGAGATAGTGGATATCCCTCTTGAGGTGCTCAACCGGGAGACTGTGGTTTTTGATTTGATTTATAACCCGGCGAAAACAAAATTTCTTGAAGTGGCTGAAAAGGCAGGCTGTCTTACACTTAACGGGTTGTACATGCTGTTATTCCAGGCGGCAGAATCATTCAAAATCTGGACAGGCAAGGATATGCCTGTGGAAGAAGTAAAGAAACTCCTTCCACAGTTTTAA
- a CDS encoding DUF4286 family protein, translating into MIYYYVQISVNTSVQTDWIQWMMETHIPDVVKTGHFKNCYFQQIIDPMPTNEKVEFLVVYECESVEILRKYRENDAPGLMAEHEKKFGGSFEAKRFVGAPLRIPEGKVKF; encoded by the coding sequence ATGATTTATTATTATGTTCAAATTTCCGTAAATACTTCAGTTCAGACCGACTGGATTCAATGGATGATGGAAACCCATATTCCTGATGTGGTTAAAACAGGTCACTTTAAAAATTGTTATTTTCAGCAGATCATCGATCCGATGCCGACAAATGAAAAAGTTGAATTTCTCGTTGTTTACGAATGTGAATCTGTGGAAATACTGAGAAAATACCGTGAAAACGATGCACCCGGTTTAATGGCTGAGCATGAAAAAAAATTCGGCGGTTCGTTTGAGGCTAAAAGATTCGTCGGAGCCCCCCTTAGAATACCTGAAGGCAAAGTAAAATTCTAA
- the coaD gene encoding pantetheine-phosphate adenylyltransferase: MSSKKSKIAIYPGTFDPVTNGHLDIVLRAIEIFDKVYVSIGINPAKTPLFTVDERLELLNRSLQGVDRVETSTYSGLLVAHALEKGAVAVIRGLRALSDFEYEFQLALMNRKLAEDISTVFLMPHEKYTYVNSSLIRNLAMLGQDVSDFVPSPVQDALRQKFSK; encoded by the coding sequence ATGTCTTCAAAAAAGAGTAAAATAGCGATATACCCGGGCACTTTTGACCCGGTAACAAACGGTCATCTCGACATCGTGCTGCGTGCAATTGAGATATTTGACAAAGTGTATGTGAGCATCGGAATTAATCCGGCAAAGACACCTCTTTTCACAGTAGATGAAAGGCTGGAGCTCTTAAACCGGAGTCTGCAAGGTGTGGATCGTGTTGAGACGAGCACTTATTCCGGATTACTGGTGGCACACGCTCTTGAAAAAGGGGCCGTGGCTGTCATAAGAGGGCTAAGGGCGCTGTCGGATTTTGAATACGAGTTTCAACTCGCACTCATGAACAGAAAGCTTGCAGAAGATATCAGCACAGTTTTTTTGATGCCTCATGAGAAATATACTTATGTGAACTCTTCGCTGATTAGAAACCTTGCCATGTTGGGGCAGGATGTTTCGGATTTTGTTCCTTCTCCGGTGCAGGATGCACTTCGGCAGAAATTTTCCAAATAA
- a CDS encoding histidine phosphatase family protein produces MNLYIIRHTEAEYLGTGPGGERQITPEGKAQFTSAVEGLSNSIPELDLIISSPALRTKQTMDILAELSGNGVKKEVATELRSGAPIADIYAMVNSFKEENVAIIMHEPETSLLVMNATGSGSMDIYFKPGTIAKVVFPGKMKPHAGRLHFIVPPDIFEK; encoded by the coding sequence ATGAACCTTTACATAATCAGACACACAGAAGCAGAATATTTAGGGACCGGTCCGGGAGGTGAGCGACAGATCACTCCGGAAGGAAAGGCTCAATTCACTTCAGCCGTGGAAGGATTGTCAAATTCAATTCCGGAACTTGACCTGATCATATCATCCCCGGCATTAAGAACGAAACAGACAATGGATATTTTGGCAGAACTTTCGGGGAACGGAGTAAAAAAAGAAGTGGCAACGGAATTGCGAAGTGGTGCGCCAATAGCAGATATTTATGCGATGGTAAACTCATTCAAAGAAGAAAATGTGGCAATAATAATGCATGAACCGGAAACTTCTCTTCTGGTTATGAACGCCACCGGATCAGGATCGATGGATATCTACTTTAAACCGGGCACAATCGCCAAAGTTGTATTCCCTGGCAAGATGAAACCCCACGCAGGCAGGCTTCATTTTATCGTTCCACCTGACATCTTCGAAAAATAA
- the pruA gene encoding L-glutamate gamma-semialdehyde dehydrogenase, translating into MNIPPFKNESYIDFTKKENFDLQKNAINEVKKQLGKSYPLIIGGKEVVTERTFNSYSPSNTDELIATFSKGDVDLANQAVDEALKAFETWKYVEPAERAALLFRAAEITRRRKLEINAWMVLEAGKNYGEADADTAEAIDFMEFYGREMLRYAEKQPITPMPGEANELVYIPLGVGVIIPPWNFPFAILAGMSSAAIVSGNTIVLKPSSDTPMMGRLYYEIMKEAGVPDGVLNFLPGSGGEVGDTLVAHPKVRFISFTGSMEVGIHIYELAAKVQPGQIWLKRVVAEMGGKDSIVVDADCNLDDAADGIVAAAFGYQGQKCSACSRAIIDEKVYDVMVQKIKERVDTIKIGPAEDNFRMGPVASASAERGILKYIEIGKTEGRLIAGGEKAEGNGYYIKPTVFADIDPMARISQEEIFGPVLAIIKSPNFDESLKICNNTIYGLTGAVYSNDREKLNRAKKELLIGNLYLNRKCTGAMVGGHPFGGFNMSGTDSKAGGRDYLLLFLQAKTMSEKIG; encoded by the coding sequence ATGAATATTCCCCCCTTTAAAAATGAATCTTATATAGACTTCACAAAAAAAGAAAACTTCGACTTGCAGAAGAATGCAATTAATGAAGTGAAGAAACAGCTCGGCAAATCATATCCGTTGATTATTGGCGGAAAAGAAGTGGTTACTGAGAGAACTTTTAACTCATACAGTCCATCAAACACAGATGAACTTATCGCGACCTTTAGCAAAGGTGATGTGGATTTGGCGAACCAGGCAGTGGATGAAGCTCTTAAGGCTTTCGAAACCTGGAAATATGTGGAACCTGCTGAAAGAGCAGCACTTCTGTTTAGAGCTGCTGAAATAACACGCAGAAGGAAACTTGAAATCAACGCCTGGATGGTACTCGAAGCCGGAAAAAACTACGGCGAAGCTGATGCTGATACCGCTGAAGCAATTGACTTCATGGAATTCTACGGTCGTGAAATGCTCAGATATGCTGAAAAACAACCTATTACCCCAATGCCCGGTGAAGCAAATGAACTTGTATATATTCCTCTTGGTGTTGGTGTCATCATTCCACCATGGAATTTCCCGTTTGCTATTCTTGCAGGTATGTCGTCTGCAGCAATTGTTTCGGGTAATACCATAGTACTGAAGCCTTCTTCCGATACCCCGATGATGGGACGGCTTTATTATGAAATTATGAAAGAAGCGGGTGTCCCTGATGGCGTTCTCAACTTCCTCCCCGGTTCAGGTGGCGAAGTTGGCGATACTCTTGTTGCACATCCTAAAGTAAGATTTATCTCATTTACCGGTTCGATGGAAGTCGGTATTCACATTTATGAGCTGGCAGCAAAAGTTCAACCGGGACAAATCTGGCTGAAAAGAGTTGTAGCTGAAATGGGTGGAAAAGACAGTATCGTTGTTGACGCAGACTGTAATCTTGATGACGCTGCTGACGGTATCGTGGCCGCAGCCTTCGGATATCAGGGTCAGAAGTGCAGCGCCTGCTCAAGAGCCATTATTGACGAAAAAGTTTATGATGTCATGGTTCAAAAGATCAAAGAACGCGTAGATACCATTAAAATTGGTCCTGCTGAAGACAACTTCAGAATGGGTCCTGTAGCCAGCGCTTCGGCTGAAAGAGGTATACTTAAGTATATCGAAATCGGTAAAACTGAAGGCAGACTTATTGCCGGTGGTGAGAAAGCTGAAGGCAACGGTTATTACATAAAACCAACTGTTTTTGCTGATATCGATCCGATGGCGCGTATATCGCAGGAAGAAATCTTCGGACCTGTTCTTGCAATAATTAAATCACCGAATTTCGATGAATCACTTAAGATTTGCAATAATACCATTTACGGTCTCACAGGCGCGGTCTATTCAAACGATCGTGAAAAACTGAATCGTGCCAAGAAGGAACTCCTGATCGGAAACCTCTACCTGAACAGAAAATGTACCGGTGCCATGGTCGGCGGACATCCTTTTGGTGGATTTAACATGTCGGGAACCGACTCGAAAGCCGGCGGCAGAGATTACCTGCTCCTCTTCCTCCAGGCTAAAACAATGAGTGAAAAAATTGGATAA